A single genomic interval of Alteromonas sp. CI.11.F.A3 harbors:
- a CDS encoding SDR family oxidoreductase, translating into MATNNQFGPKGWTPERLGSLTEKAFLITGANTGAGFQATRILLSKGASVVMLNRNPSKSEAAIARLKSEFGDEAKVSFIQLDLAELASVRRASKEILEKVPKIDALMCNGAIAQIATQQLTVDGFESQLGVNHYGHFLLCGLLFERIDASHGRIVVVSSEGHKMGLKAIQFDDMNWDKNYHPNKVYSQSKLAQMMFAYELQDKIKAAGKNVKVYVCHPGASNTSLIRESASFMTRISWAFMVKIGLAQTAEKGAYPEVMCATEENLKERAYYGPTGIMNFGGPVGEGKLESFVLQKDALTRLWSLSEKETAIDWPL; encoded by the coding sequence ATGGCGACTAACAACCAATTTGGCCCTAAAGGCTGGACTCCCGAGCGTTTAGGATCTCTTACGGAAAAAGCGTTTCTCATCACTGGCGCAAATACCGGCGCAGGATTTCAGGCTACGCGAATCTTGCTATCGAAAGGGGCTAGTGTGGTAATGCTAAACCGTAACCCTAGCAAATCGGAAGCTGCCATAGCCCGGCTAAAAAGTGAATTTGGTGATGAAGCTAAAGTTAGCTTTATACAATTAGATTTAGCGGAATTGGCGTCAGTAAGGCGCGCGTCGAAAGAAATATTAGAAAAGGTGCCTAAAATCGATGCACTGATGTGTAATGGCGCAATCGCTCAAATCGCCACGCAACAGCTTACCGTTGACGGGTTTGAAAGTCAGTTAGGGGTAAATCATTACGGTCACTTTTTATTATGTGGTTTGCTTTTTGAAAGAATTGACGCATCACATGGCAGAATTGTAGTGGTGTCTAGTGAAGGCCATAAAATGGGTTTAAAAGCTATTCAATTCGATGACATGAATTGGGACAAAAACTACCATCCAAATAAAGTGTATAGCCAAAGTAAGCTAGCTCAAATGATGTTTGCCTATGAACTGCAAGACAAAATCAAAGCGGCTGGGAAGAATGTGAAGGTCTACGTTTGCCACCCTGGGGCTTCAAATACATCCCTTATCAGGGAAAGCGCGAGCTTTATGACGCGGATCTCTTGGGCATTTATGGTTAAAATCGGCTTAGCGCAAACCGCAGAAAAAGGCGCTTACCCAGAGGTAATGTGTGCAACCGAAGAAAACTTAAAAGAGCGTGCTTATTATGGGCCAACTGGCATCATGAATTTTGGTGGCCCAGTAGGTGAGGGTAAGCTTGAATCATTTGTTTTGCAAAAAGACGCGTTAACTCGATTGTGGTCGCTTTCTGAAAAAGAAACCGCTATTGATTGGCCGCTTTAA
- a CDS encoding fibrobacter succinogenes major paralogous domain-containing protein codes for MKRLILGVGISMLITMNSSANDSSKFADTQQAVQSSEQSSDQGAIQDVEGNVYRTVNIGDRVWLAENLRSTKFQDGTAVNTGFIPDDNDKNLSSYGRLYDWNDVSDARNICPVGWRVASDEDWKALESAIGIAESDLDKEGWRGENDIAITLKASQPNTVFKRFDQSQVNKHKFSATPAGVKLGNWYITQGMYTEFWTSSNATEKEAFARTLAYSWWNSHKGEIRRAKLKKSYMSSVRCVKI; via the coding sequence ATGAAAAGATTAATTTTGGGTGTGGGTATCAGTATGTTAATTACAATGAATTCATCGGCTAACGATAGTAGTAAGTTTGCCGATACTCAGCAGGCTGTTCAAAGCTCGGAACAAAGCTCTGATCAAGGTGCAATACAAGATGTTGAGGGCAACGTTTATCGTACAGTTAATATTGGCGATAGAGTATGGCTGGCTGAAAATTTAAGGTCGACTAAATTTCAGGATGGCACTGCGGTAAATACGGGCTTCATTCCTGATGATAACGACAAAAACCTATCAAGCTATGGCAGGCTTTATGATTGGAATGATGTTTCTGACGCCCGAAATATTTGCCCTGTGGGGTGGCGAGTTGCATCAGATGAAGACTGGAAAGCGCTGGAGTCTGCTATTGGTATTGCCGAATCTGATCTGGATAAAGAAGGGTGGAGAGGCGAAAACGACATTGCGATTACACTTAAAGCTTCACAACCAAATACAGTGTTTAAGCGTTTTGACCAGTCCCAAGTAAATAAGCATAAATTTTCTGCCACGCCAGCGGGTGTGAAGTTGGGTAATTGGTATATTACCCAAGGCATGTATACTGAGTTTTGGACAAGCAGCAATGCAACTGAAAAAGAGGCGTTTGCTAGAACACTTGCATATTCGTGGTGGAACTCTCATAAAGGAGAAATTCGCCGCGCCAAACTCAAAAAGAGTTATATGTCCTCGGTTAGGTGCGTAAAAATTTAG
- a CDS encoding alpha/beta fold hydrolase: protein MFLLTTTKTVAVTVLLLMLFHTAGCANSEAKSLNYQVDDELVVLAHGLGRSDWAMWRFAQRLEHANYKVCRLDYATIGVSVASVLDETTSQIDACLQNAPKVHFVGHSLGGLVIRAYLQNHEEALEAVDVGEVVLIGTPNKGSELADYYSDSWLMSLGGGVSRALVTGTRSLGNNLDAIDFNIGVIAGTKPLGLTNDRFKGPNDGLVSVESTKLEGMSDFITIEVGHSQMRYSEEVANQTIHFLQKGAFDH from the coding sequence ATGTTCCTTTTAACGACTACAAAAACCGTTGCTGTAACGGTTTTATTGCTAATGCTTTTTCATACTGCGGGTTGTGCTAATTCTGAAGCAAAGTCCCTTAACTACCAAGTGGATGATGAGCTGGTGGTGCTAGCCCATGGATTAGGGCGAAGTGATTGGGCGATGTGGCGTTTTGCCCAGCGCTTAGAACACGCGAACTATAAAGTATGTCGATTAGACTACGCTACCATAGGGGTTAGTGTGGCGTCGGTATTAGATGAAACAACCAGCCAAATTGATGCGTGCTTACAAAATGCCCCCAAAGTACATTTTGTAGGGCACTCCCTTGGTGGTTTAGTCATTAGGGCGTATCTGCAAAACCACGAAGAAGCGTTAGAAGCTGTGGATGTGGGTGAGGTAGTACTAATCGGTACGCCAAACAAAGGCAGTGAACTGGCCGACTACTATAGTGATTCTTGGTTGATGAGCCTAGGTGGCGGAGTTAGTCGTGCGTTGGTAACAGGCACAAGAAGCTTGGGCAATAACCTTGATGCAATAGATTTCAATATAGGCGTTATTGCCGGCACCAAGCCATTGGGTTTAACGAACGACAGGTTCAAGGGGCCAAACGATGGTTTGGTATCAGTAGAATCAACCAAATTGGAAGGCATGAGTGATTTTATCACCATCGAGGTTGGCCATTCTCAAATGCGATATAGCGAAGAAGTGGCAAATCAAACTATTCACTTTTTGCAAAAAGGCGCATTTGACCACTAG
- a CDS encoding succinylglutamate desuccinylase/aspartoacylase family protein, whose translation MTTKVVKQHIVVAQNASGRNMNVPIYRMRGARPGPTVYIQSSIHGAEVQGNVVIYHLIQRLKDMDICGEVILVPNCNPVGTNIKAGEYTMGRFDPVNGTNWNRGYHFDKDSVEQFANTVTPEESVQGIKQRFRTFLSSAIDTKLATPWGLGLTQQLNLKLQQLAVNADFVLDLHNGPVSTRHIYVPEYAKPSASLFNIPHCIFIPNVFAGALDEATFCPWWTLQESIEANLQRSIEFNVEAFTLEMGSQEVINFTEGDVDALSILSYLNAKGALHNCDVKPDDMTRLGVMLKDYKTLFTDWGGMVEYMAKPGENIKAGEPLAKILNIDELDNDNGSRLLNAPCDLIPILHFPSASVLSGTQLYKVFTNYETLT comes from the coding sequence ATGACAACTAAGGTTGTTAAACAACATATTGTCGTGGCGCAAAACGCCTCTGGCAGAAACATGAATGTACCTATTTACCGAATGCGAGGCGCAAGACCCGGCCCCACCGTATACATTCAAAGCTCGATACATGGCGCCGAAGTACAAGGTAACGTAGTGATTTACCACCTTATCCAACGCTTAAAAGACATGGATATTTGTGGTGAAGTTATCTTGGTACCCAATTGCAACCCTGTGGGCACGAATATAAAAGCCGGTGAGTACACCATGGGCCGCTTCGATCCTGTAAACGGCACCAATTGGAACCGAGGCTATCATTTCGACAAAGACAGTGTTGAGCAATTTGCTAACACCGTCACTCCAGAAGAGTCGGTACAAGGCATAAAACAACGTTTCAGAACGTTTTTATCAAGCGCCATTGATACTAAACTTGCCACACCTTGGGGTTTAGGCTTAACGCAGCAACTTAACTTAAAATTACAGCAATTAGCAGTGAATGCTGATTTTGTACTAGATTTACATAACGGCCCTGTTTCCACACGCCATATTTATGTGCCTGAGTACGCTAAGCCCAGCGCTAGCCTATTCAATATTCCCCACTGCATTTTTATTCCCAACGTTTTCGCTGGCGCATTAGATGAAGCTACTTTTTGTCCATGGTGGACGCTACAAGAAAGTATTGAAGCAAATCTGCAGCGAAGTATTGAATTTAACGTTGAAGCTTTTACGCTTGAAATGGGTAGCCAGGAGGTGATTAATTTCACCGAAGGCGATGTGGATGCGCTAAGTATACTCAGTTACTTAAACGCAAAAGGCGCACTGCATAATTGTGATGTTAAGCCTGACGATATGACTCGGTTGGGAGTAATGCTGAAAGACTATAAAACCCTGTTTACTGACTGGGGCGGTATGGTGGAATACATGGCAAAACCGGGAGAAAATATTAAGGCTGGTGAGCCCCTAGCTAAAATTCTAAATATCGACGAGCTTGATAACGATAATGGCAGCCGTTTATTGAACGCCCCATGCGATTTAATACCTATTTTGCACTTTCCGTCGGCATCGGTATTAAGTGGCACACAGCTATATAAAGTATTTACTAATTACGAAACGCTCACCTAA
- a CDS encoding HesA/MoeB/ThiF family protein encodes MKTPLSTKQVMRYNRQIVLPQVDIDGQELLASSRVLLIGVGGLGNAAATSLCGSGVGKITLIDNDIVEHTNLPRQTLFDESQIGQSKVMAAKARLAQINSDCDIVGIEASLQPDNTPLTREDDFGVNSSGAERTEIDSSGIGDSGVYATKTDSTEIEKTEITTHKLFSEHDIVLDCTDNTQSRDLINRLCYKHGVPLISGAAIRFEGQLFVAKPGESQCYACLRRLFSAPELSCTEAGIFSPIVNIVGTYQALLAMQVLMGVGSVPLNTLLTFDGLQHEWQQWTLPNTMQCDVCGEQNKDTDNNDGSA; translated from the coding sequence ATGAAAACCCCGCTATCAACTAAGCAGGTAATGCGATACAACCGACAAATTGTGCTGCCTCAAGTTGATATAGATGGGCAGGAATTGTTGGCATCGTCTCGCGTTCTACTGATTGGTGTAGGTGGTTTAGGTAATGCGGCGGCTACAAGCTTATGTGGCAGTGGTGTGGGCAAAATTACACTCATAGACAACGATATTGTTGAACACACCAACCTTCCCCGCCAAACCTTGTTCGATGAAAGCCAAATTGGACAGTCAAAAGTGATGGCGGCAAAAGCTAGGCTGGCGCAAATAAATAGCGATTGCGACATTGTAGGTATTGAAGCGAGTTTGCAACCAGATAACACGCCACTAACTCGCGAAGACGACTTTGGGGTAAATAGCTCTGGTGCAGAACGCACTGAGATAGATAGCTCTGGGATTGGCGACTCTGGAGTATATGCTACTAAGACAGATTCTACAGAAATAGAGAAAACTGAAATAACTACCCACAAACTGTTTAGCGAGCACGACATTGTGCTGGATTGTACCGATAACACTCAAAGCCGCGACCTCATAAACCGCTTATGTTATAAACACGGCGTACCTTTAATTTCCGGTGCGGCCATTCGCTTTGAAGGTCAATTATTTGTAGCCAAACCTGGCGAGAGCCAATGCTATGCGTGCTTACGCAGGTTGTTTAGCGCTCCCGAATTAAGCTGTACAGAAGCAGGCATTTTTTCGCCCATCGTGAATATTGTAGGCACCTACCAAGCGCTGCTTGCCATGCAAGTACTGATGGGAGTAGGTTCAGTGCCGCTGAATACCTTGTTAACCTTCGACGGCTTACAACATGAATGGCAACAATGGACCTTACCAAATACTATGCAGTGTGATGTTTGCGGTGAGCAAAATAAAGATACCGACAATAACGACGGTAGCGCATGA
- the moaB gene encoding molybdenum cofactor biosynthesis protein B: MSVVSQPLNLAVLTISDTRTLENDKSGDYLTGALETAGHNLGDRALVKDDIYQQRAIVSAWIANPDIHGILITGGTGFTHRDSTPEAISVLFDKQVDGFGELFRQVSYEEIGTSTIQSRAIAGFANNTVIFCLPGSTGACKTGWEKIIASQLDVDFKPCNFVKHLVS, encoded by the coding sequence ATGTCTGTAGTTAGTCAGCCGCTTAATTTGGCGGTACTTACCATTTCTGACACCCGCACACTTGAAAACGATAAGTCAGGGGATTATTTAACTGGCGCATTAGAAACAGCTGGGCATAACTTAGGCGACAGAGCCTTAGTAAAAGACGATATCTATCAGCAACGCGCTATAGTGTCAGCGTGGATAGCAAACCCCGACATTCACGGAATATTAATTACCGGTGGCACCGGCTTCACGCATAGAGACTCTACGCCAGAAGCTATCAGTGTTTTATTCGATAAACAGGTTGATGGATTCGGTGAATTGTTTCGCCAAGTAAGCTACGAAGAAATTGGTACTTCTACCATTCAATCTCGCGCTATTGCAGGTTTTGCCAATAATACCGTCATCTTTTGTTTACCAGGTTCTACAGGTGCCTGTAAAACCGGTTGGGAAAAAATCATTGCTAGCCAATTAGATGTCGATTTCAAACCTTGTAATTTCGTTAAACACTTGGTGTCGTAA
- the moaC gene encoding cyclic pyranopterin monophosphate synthase MoaC, with translation MATFSHLNAGGEANMVDVSDKAVTVREATAQGYLYASAEVISQISNATIAKGDVFAVARIAGIQGAKRCADLIPLCHPLALSKVDINFAIEPENNRIKTTCFCKLSGKTGVEMEALTGVNVALLTLFDMCKAIDPGMRLEGIQVLDKKGGKTGHWQSIGEPVSSHIKDTNPLGE, from the coding sequence ATGGCCACATTTAGTCATTTAAACGCGGGCGGCGAAGCTAACATGGTGGATGTTAGTGATAAGGCGGTAACGGTCAGAGAAGCCACTGCTCAAGGCTATTTATATGCTAGCGCAGAGGTTATCAGCCAAATAAGCAATGCTACTATTGCTAAGGGCGATGTATTTGCCGTTGCACGTATTGCAGGTATTCAGGGCGCAAAGCGATGTGCCGATCTTATTCCTTTGTGCCATCCACTAGCGCTCTCGAAAGTCGATATTAACTTTGCCATTGAGCCGGAAAATAACCGTATAAAAACCACTTGTTTTTGTAAGCTAAGTGGAAAGACAGGGGTGGAAATGGAAGCCCTTACCGGCGTTAACGTGGCTTTGCTTACCTTGTTTGATATGTGTAAAGCTATCGATCCTGGTATGCGCTTAGAAGGCATTCAAGTGCTCGATAAAAAAGGCGGTAAAACGGGGCATTGGCAATCTATCGGTGAACCAGTTAGCAGCCATATCAAAGACACGAACCCATTAGGTGAGTAA
- a CDS encoding MoaD/ThiS family protein, with amino-acid sequence MNVTVKTFAQLREITQEGSFTLTLPDSTVTMGDVITLLKSRSDKWVQALGATADSDNSSVLMARNQQLCDIQTHVQPGDELAFFPPVTGG; translated from the coding sequence ATGAATGTAACCGTGAAAACCTTTGCGCAATTACGTGAAATTACCCAAGAGGGCAGCTTTACCTTAACGCTGCCTGATAGTACCGTCACTATGGGGGATGTTATTACTTTGCTAAAAAGCCGAAGTGACAAATGGGTGCAAGCCCTTGGTGCCACTGCTGATAGCGATAATAGCAGTGTACTAATGGCGCGAAACCAGCAACTGTGCGATATACAAACTCATGTTCAACCAGGTGATGAACTTGCCTTTTTCCCACCAGTAACGGGGGGATAA
- a CDS encoding molybdenum cofactor biosynthesis protein MoaE, with the protein MFALIGDADFDQQWLYNRLRQEASQKAKGNVGAIVTFTGLVRDNNADGNILGIELEHYPGMTEQALTDLVQQAITRFSLTSAGAVHRVGRLYNDEQIVWVGAAAPHRAAAFEGANFLMDMLKQSVPLWKKEFTRDDSRWVEVKASDDKAALAWLREK; encoded by the coding sequence ATGTTTGCATTAATTGGCGATGCCGACTTCGATCAACAATGGTTATATAATCGCTTACGCCAAGAAGCTAGCCAAAAAGCGAAAGGCAACGTAGGCGCTATTGTTACCTTCACCGGCTTGGTACGAGATAACAATGCTGATGGCAATATTTTAGGCATTGAGCTTGAGCATTACCCTGGCATGACAGAGCAAGCCTTAACCGACTTAGTGCAACAAGCCATCACTCGATTTTCGCTAACCTCGGCAGGCGCGGTGCACCGTGTTGGCCGATTGTATAACGACGAGCAGATAGTATGGGTGGGTGCAGCCGCACCCCATCGCGCCGCGGCCTTTGAAGGCGCTAACTTTCTAATGGATATGCTTAAGCAATCTGTCCCCTTGTGGAAAAAAGAGTTTACCCGAGATGATTCACGTTGGGTTGAGGTAAAAGCCTCAGACGACAAGGCCGCTTTGGCGTGGTTACGAGAAAAATAG
- the modA gene encoding molybdate ABC transporter substrate-binding protein has protein sequence MVTRKIEMAVSAKILACSRIIPASLSTGVGKLIGSAGTFLSVVFFTLSFACNAVVSNTYLESDNDSANYGKAVPILSSPLRVAVAANFAKPLRNIANDYFKKSGQEVSITVSSSGTLFAQLTHGAQFDVFLSADTARPNALVEAGRVNGEDVHVYAKGRLAFLSSNTTASTPNFTAASLAGKKLAIANPKLAPYGNAAKQYLVNTKQWNTVSPHIVMGKNVLQTYQFFTTGNADYALVAYSLTLTDKQINEAGGRAATALLIPDTLHQPILQSLAVTAAADRKAAASAFSRYLLSLEVQETLPNWGYQPANDSPPVSGNSRISESKKVDNSATRGLP, from the coding sequence GTGGTTACGAGAAAAATAGAAATGGCGGTTAGCGCAAAGATACTTGCTTGTTCACGAATAATACCCGCGAGTTTGAGCACGGGAGTAGGTAAACTTATAGGCAGCGCGGGTACGTTTCTGTCTGTTGTCTTTTTTACTCTGAGCTTTGCTTGCAATGCGGTAGTATCAAACACGTATCTTGAGTCGGATAATGATTCCGCTAATTATGGCAAAGCAGTGCCCATCTTGTCTTCGCCATTACGGGTAGCAGTAGCCGCAAATTTTGCCAAGCCCTTACGAAATATCGCCAATGATTATTTTAAGAAAAGCGGGCAGGAAGTCAGCATTACCGTTTCTTCCAGTGGAACCCTATTTGCACAGCTTACCCATGGTGCACAGTTCGATGTATTCCTCTCTGCCGATACTGCTAGGCCAAATGCGCTGGTAGAAGCCGGGCGTGTTAACGGTGAAGATGTGCATGTTTATGCTAAAGGTAGGTTGGCCTTTCTGTCATCGAATACCACAGCTTCAACACCTAATTTTACCGCTGCTTCCTTGGCTGGGAAAAAGCTGGCTATCGCAAACCCTAAACTTGCTCCTTATGGCAACGCAGCAAAACAGTATCTTGTTAATACCAAGCAATGGAACACTGTTTCCCCGCATATTGTGATGGGGAAAAACGTACTTCAAACCTATCAGTTTTTTACTACAGGTAACGCCGACTATGCCTTGGTGGCATACTCACTTACACTGACAGATAAGCAAATTAATGAGGCTGGTGGGCGTGCTGCTACGGCATTGCTCATTCCCGATACCCTGCATCAGCCTATATTACAAAGCCTTGCGGTTACTGCTGCCGCCGATAGAAAAGCCGCAGCGTCAGCATTTTCTCGTTATTTATTGTCGTTAGAAGTACAGGAAACCTTACCCAATTGGGGTTACCAACCCGCTAATGATTCACCACCGGTTAGCGGAAATTCGCGTATTAGTGAGAGCAAGAAAGTAGACAACAGTGCCACTAGAGGCTTACCGTAA
- the modB gene encoding molybdate ABC transporter permease subunit, with translation MLENNAFAAVGLTLKLAFLTSVLLMVLVTPLAWKLANWQHKLKPVFMSVLALPLVLPPTVLGFYLLVAFSPQSPVGEGWQWLTGHQLAFSFDGLVIGSFIYSLPFALQPLYSGFTQLDKRYVEVAHSLGFGKIETFFRIILPMCKAPFIVAFGLSFAHTIGEFGVVLMIGGNIPGETQVLSIALYEHVEALEYGQAHALSLGLLLFSFLLLTLLYRFNGKGGQGWSSMSR, from the coding sequence ATGCTAGAGAATAACGCCTTTGCCGCAGTAGGCTTAACCCTAAAATTGGCGTTTTTAACCAGTGTGCTATTAATGGTACTGGTTACGCCTTTGGCGTGGAAGTTAGCAAATTGGCAGCATAAATTAAAACCCGTGTTTATGTCGGTGCTTGCATTACCCTTGGTACTTCCGCCCACCGTGCTCGGGTTTTACCTGCTGGTGGCGTTTTCGCCGCAAAGCCCAGTAGGGGAAGGGTGGCAATGGCTCACCGGCCATCAACTTGCGTTTAGTTTTGATGGCTTAGTAATAGGCTCTTTTATTTACTCGCTCCCTTTTGCGTTACAGCCGCTGTATAGCGGCTTTACTCAACTCGATAAACGGTATGTTGAAGTGGCGCATTCATTAGGTTTTGGAAAAATTGAGACGTTTTTTCGCATCATACTCCCCATGTGCAAAGCGCCGTTTATAGTGGCATTTGGCCTTAGCTTTGCCCATACCATAGGTGAATTTGGTGTGGTGCTAATGATTGGAGGCAATATTCCAGGTGAAACCCAAGTGCTCTCAATTGCGTTGTATGAGCATGTTGAAGCCTTAGAATATGGCCAAGCACATGCACTTTCGTTAGGGCTACTGCTGTTTTCATTTTTGCTGCTTACGCTGCTGTATCGCTTTAATGGAAAAGGAGGGCAAGGTTGGAGTTCAATGTCTCGTTAG
- a CDS encoding ATP-binding cassette domain-containing protein, which translates to MEFNVSLVNRISAKAVLPDSMQVVGITGPSGAGKSSLLRALAGFEPEATVSVNWFGEGAKSIANAKAGSATKTVNAINKNSALAPVRVGLVFQQPMLFPHVNVKGNLALAQRHAGSKALALEHALAGCECEHLLHKSIDSLSGGEAQRVALARALVNGPDVLMLDESLSALDATLRSKILRFLVKTCGRLNIKLIMVSHDVQDLALFCDGLIAIVDGVVDVTGSVAYVMAKIASQGSVENPCAILEGEIIRNSDDFPHPFTRLNVSGNILYAKATVQSDNEQNNYTEHGLNSNPRQVRGKIAVFASEVSIDTNTQVNVPSSSILNALPCEVVKIYHPKILQSNNPQSNSQQLQTAIVILTHGDQTLYARVSTLSIERLKLEPGLSVVARFKLQ; encoded by the coding sequence TTGGAGTTCAATGTCTCGTTAGTAAACCGCATTAGTGCGAAAGCCGTGTTGCCAGATTCCATGCAAGTTGTGGGTATTACCGGGCCGTCAGGTGCCGGGAAAAGCAGCTTGCTTCGCGCGTTAGCGGGGTTCGAGCCTGAAGCGACGGTAAGTGTTAATTGGTTTGGCGAAGGCGCTAAATCAATAGCTAACGCTAAAGCGGGTTCAGCTACAAAGACGGTAAACGCGATAAACAAAAATAGCGCGCTTGCCCCCGTGCGAGTGGGCTTAGTATTCCAACAACCTATGCTATTTCCTCATGTAAATGTAAAAGGTAATTTAGCACTGGCGCAACGTCATGCAGGCAGCAAAGCGTTAGCGCTAGAGCATGCCCTTGCTGGGTGTGAGTGCGAACACTTGTTGCATAAATCAATAGATAGCCTTTCAGGTGGCGAAGCGCAGCGAGTGGCGTTAGCGCGAGCACTAGTTAATGGGCCAGATGTGTTAATGCTTGATGAGTCGTTAAGCGCATTAGATGCTACGTTACGCAGTAAAATCCTACGATTTTTAGTAAAAACCTGTGGGCGCTTAAATATAAAATTGATCATGGTGTCTCACGATGTTCAAGACTTAGCCTTATTTTGTGATGGGCTAATAGCTATTGTAGATGGGGTGGTAGACGTAACCGGCTCAGTAGCTTACGTTATGGCAAAAATCGCCAGCCAAGGTAGCGTAGAAAATCCCTGTGCCATATTAGAAGGTGAGATAATTCGAAACTCGGATGATTTTCCTCACCCGTTTACTCGTTTAAACGTAAGCGGCAATATATTGTACGCTAAAGCGACCGTTCAAAGTGATAACGAACAAAATAACTACACTGAACATGGGCTAAACTCGAACCCGCGTCAAGTGCGAGGAAAAATAGCCGTTTTTGCCAGTGAAGTGAGTATCGATACCAATACACAAGTGAACGTACCCTCTAGTAGTATTTTGAATGCGCTACCGTGCGAGGTGGTGAAAATTTATCACCCTAAAATACTGCAATCAAACAACCCGCAATCTAACAGCCAGCAACTTCAAACCGCAATCGTAATACTTACCCACGGTGATCAAACGCTATATGCCAGAGTAAGTACTTTATCGATTGAAAGGTTGAAACTTGAACCTGGTTTGTCCGTGGTGGCCAGGTTCAAACTTCAGTAG